The following DNA comes from Chitinophaga nivalis.
AGCAAGGGTATAAAAAGGTTGGAAGGCATACAGCGTGGCGGTGTCGCCCCTGCAAATCGATGTACTGTCTGCGCCCACTGTGGGTGATACGGAATAGGCGCCCTCATTATAACTCTTTTTTACGGTGTCTGACCGGCAGCCGCTCGCCGGATCAATAGCCTGCACATATATATTTACATTCGCCGGTGTGGCGGGATAAAATGCCGGTTTGAGGATGAAATTTTTATTGACGACCAGATAAGTGGTGTCATAATAGGGCCCGCTGAAGGAACTGTATACCACTTTCACCCGGTAGTTGAATCCTGCCTGATGATTGAGTAGGGGGAATTGCTGCGTGCCACATACGATGCCCTGTGGTACGGTATAAACGGGGTCCGGCAATTTTGTGACGATCACTTTTACCGGTGTACGTATCGGGTTTTCACATTGGAATGCAGCCGTAACATAGTAGGTAGTAGTCGTGGCCGGCGCTACTTTAAACCGGTGACCGGTAAATAATAACCGTCCCTGTATCGGGGCATCATACCAGCGGATCAGGGCTACGCTGTCTACCGGATTGTCCTGCAGAAAGGCGGTGAGAGTGGTGCTGTCTCCTTTACAGATGGTCACACTGCTGGCCGGTACCCTCACGTAGGTGGCATGTCCGCCTTGTACCAAAGACTGGAAGATGGTATCGGACTTACAGCCGGTGATGTTACTGATAGCCTGTAAGCCTACCCGTACATTGGCATTGAAGTAGTAAGCAATATCTTTTATCGTGATGAGCGGACTACTGGTAACGGTATAACTGGTGTCTTTATTCAGTCCGCCAATACCGGTATACTTCACGTGCACCTGGTAGCTGGTGCCTGGCTGGTAGTTGCTGACTGTGAAGGTGGTATTGCCACAGGTGATCTCCTCGGGTAGGGTGTAAACAGGATTGACCGGTTTGGCCTGTACGGTGACCTTCACAGCTTTACGGGCACTGGTGCAACCGTTTACGGTAGCGGTCACGTAATAGGTGGTGGTTACAGCAGGTTTAATGGCAAAGTTGCTGCCGGTGGCCAGCAGGGTACCGCCTGTTGGTGCATCGTACCAGCGTATGATGGCATTAGGGCCGCCATCTGCGGTAAGGGTAGTAGTACCTCCCGCGCATACCGCTGTGCTGTCTGCCGTAACAGGAACGGGTATACGTGGTTTGTACCAGGCATAATACAGCCGGAAGGTAGTCAGTAAACCCAGCAGACTGCTGTTCAGGGTTATTTTCACCCGGTCAAACTGCTGGGCAGGTCTTAGCAGTATTTCCCCACGACTGTTGTTTTGTAGTAAACGTAAGCCGCTGCTGTCAATGACCCGCAGGTCATTATTGGCCACGGCGCCATTAAAGGTTTATATGGTAACCCCTGCCAGGATATTCAGTGATAGCAAGGCATCTCCGGTACCAATGCCCACCACAAGGGAATCGCAGCCGGTACTGCTGGCAGCAGGGAAAATCAGCGTTTGATAAATGCTGATACCCAGCAGGCCTGCCGGTACATTAAACGCGGAATAATCATCCAGGCTGCTGTTATTGACAGGATTGTCAGGCGTACTGACATTGCAAAGCAGGCACAGGCCGGTGACGCCATTGGTCTGCGTATTGGCATATACCTGCGCATGGGTTTTCATAGCGCATAATAACAGGCAGCATAACAGGAGGTAGCCTGCTTTGCGGAATAGGTAAAACTTAACTTTCATGCAAGATGGATTTTAGAAAGAGGTAATCGAAAATGTGGGTCGGGTCTTTTGGGTCTCGGTGATGTATCTGTGCCTGGCTGTATGATGCCGGCATCGCCTGTCTGTATTACGTTGTGCAGTATTATCCCTGTCTGCTACGGGAAAAAGGGCGAGGGGGTAACAAAAAATAAGGGATACCTGACAAGACAAAATTACCTGGATTAACTGCGTCCCGCATACGGATAAAATATAGCTGCCGCTGCCAGATGGCGGAGAGAAGGATATAATATGTACCTTTGCGGACTTTCAACAATTATGATCACTATGCGTGCAGCTATTAGCTATAATAGTATCCTTATACTCGCGGGCCTGAGCTTCGGTACTGCCGCCGTTGCCCAGCAACGGCCAGACACGGTTACCTCCACTCGTCATCTCGATGAAATCATTATTCAGGAAAACCGGCTGGCGGCGCCCTTGAAGGCGGCCAACCGCAATATCACCATCATCAGCAGCAAACAGATTGCTGCCATGGCGGTTACTTCCATCAACCAGGTACTGGCCTTTATTCCCGGGCTGGATGTGCGGCAGCGTGGTCCTGGTGGCGTACAGGCTGATATTGGTATTGATGGTGGTACCTTCGACCAGACCCTGATTCTGCTCAATGGCGTTAAAATCACCGATCCGCAAACCGGCCATAATATGATGAACCTGCCGGTATCGCTGCAGGATGTAGATCATATTGAAGTACTGCGGGGGGCTGCAGCCAGGGTATATGGTATCAATGCGCTGAACGGCGCCATTAACATTGTAACCCGTAAGGCTACCGAAACGGAGCTGACCCTGCGGGCCAGCGGTGGCAGCAACTTTGCGTTGAATGATGAGCGGAATATGTATGGTGGCGTCAGTACCGGTCTTACCGGATCGCTGGTGAAAAATAACAACAGCCATACGGTATCCCTGGAACGCAACCAGGGGAATGGTTATAGATATAATACCGACTACGATAACTTCCGGGCGTTTTATGAGGGCGGCTTCCGTAAGGATACCAACCAGCAATATCAGGTGATGGCTGGGTTTGTGAGCAATAACTACGGCGCCAATGGTTTTTATGCACCGCCTGGTGATAAGGAATCAGAGGAAACCATTAAAACAGTACTGGCGGCCGTGAGCCATACCCGTCGTATCAATCCCCATTGGGTGATGACGCCGCGTATCAGCTACCGCTATACATTTGATGATTACCTGTACATCAAACAAACCCCCGATAAATTCCGCAATAAGCACCATACACAGGTACTGGATGCAGAATGGAACAACACCATTGATACCCGGATCGGTACTTTCGGCGCCGGACTGGAAGCACGTTTTGAGCATATCAACAGTTCTAACCTGGGCGATCATAACAGAACCAACCTGGGCTTGTTTGCAGAATATAAAAGCAAGGCAGACCGCCGCCTGACCTATACCATCGGTGGTTATCTCAATTATAACTCTTTTTATGGCTGGCAGTTTTTCCCGGGCGCCGACATCGGTTTCAATATCACCCCGGACCTGAAACTGTTTGCCAATGTAGGAACTGCCCAGCGGTTACCCACCTATACAGATCTTTATTATAAGAGCCCGGCCATCCTCGGCAACGATCAGCTGGGACCGGAAAGAGCTACTTACGCCGAAGCGGGTATCCGCCGGTATAGCGGACATTTCTCTTTTACCGCCAGTGCATTTTTCAGACAGGTAAGTGATTTTATTGACTATGTGAAAGATACTGCCGGCATTCCTAATCCGGCTACTGTTCCCTGGCAGCCACATAACCTGAACCAGACGAATGTAACGGGTCTGACCTTCAACGCAGGCTATAACACCGTATTACAGCCCCGTGGTTTCTTTAACAGCTTTGGCGTCAACGCAGGATATAACTACCTGTCGCCTGAGTTTAAAGGATCCGCTGTTATGGAGCATAAGATATCACGGTATGTAATAGAAAGCCTGAAACATCAGGTGACTGGTACCGCACAGGTGGCCTTCCTGCAGCATTTCAGCCTGTCGGCTTCCGCCAGGTATAATATGCGGGTAAGCTATACGGATTATATGGTGGTAGATGCCCGTGTTGCGTATAAGCGTTCCCGTTATCAGATATATGCCGATGCCAACAACCTGTTGGATGTAACCTATATTGAAGCCGCTGCGGTGCCGATGCCCGGCAGGTGGATCACCCTGGGTGGCAGCGTAAGATTCTGATATCATTAAAACGGCCGTAGGGCACAACAGGTTTTCACGAAGATGGTTCGTTTACACCTGTTATACCCTGCGGCCGCTTGTTTTCCCCGGAATGAGTTAATGTTTGATAACAGCCGCCCCGGTTGCCCCGACTGTTCCATATAAAAATACTGTATAAATTTTACCGCTTTCCAGCTCCAGGTGGGAGAGGGCATCCTGTGCAATGGGCCAGGGTGTATTGTCTTTGGCCAGGGTGACTGCCAGCGACAACGTACCTGCGTTGACGTTAATGAACGGACCCAGCTGCCAGCGGCTCCCTGTTAAGGTACTGCCGCCGGCCTGACCATAGGCAATGCGATCATGCAACAACGTTGGCTCTTTTTCCAGTAGCCGTACCCGTAGTTCCGGTACGCCGGAAGCCAGGTGTACGAAACGTAGTTTAGCCTGGCCGGGAGGCGGAGCGGTGAGGTCGTCGTAAAAGAGGATGAGGGTATCTTTTGCCGGATCCTGACGTGCCGGCGCGGCAAACACCGTATGGTAGTAACCGGCAATCGGACCATTGGGCCCTCCGGCGGCGCTGTAGGTAGCACTGTTGCCAAACTGCCGGGAGGCTTTGTAGCCCGTGCTGTTACCTTCTGTAATATTGATCTGCACATTACCGAAGGTAGTGGTCAGATAAGGCGATGCCGTGTTCCGGGCCACAGGAGTAGTTGTTACCTGCTGGGTGAAGGTCCAGGCGTGAATGCCTACATCCGCTGTACGGGCATTGACAAAACGGATGTTGGCAGTTAGCGGGGGCCTGTTTCCGGCATCAGTATCCAGGTAGTCCGTCTTGGAACAGCTGCCGAAAAGCAGTGCCACCCAACTATAGCAGAGCATGCGGAGATTTTTTTTCATAGTCTTTAAGTATGTAGGTGTTAAAACCGGGCATACAACCGGGCGAAAGGCTGAATGCCTGCGCTGCCGTTCTGTATACCTACAATGGTGGGGTTACGCAGTCCGGAGATAACCGGATCTGTATAATCGCCCAGTATATTAAATACATTATTGACGCCGATCGTAGCCTGTATGGCTTTGGTAATGCGATACCCCACGGATATATCTGTCACCCAGATAGGTTTTAATTCCTGGAAGAAATAATCCGGTGTGGGGAAGCGGGCATTCTGCGCGGTAGCCGTTGTCACAGATCCGAAGTACACGGTGCGGGCCAGGAAATTAAAACGCGGTGTTTGCAGGATAGCCTGCAGCGTAATTTTTTGCTGCGGAATATTGGTGGTCACACGGGCTTTCTCTGCTTCGCTGAAGATGATATTTTTATATAGTTCCAGTCCCTTAGGTGTATTGACGTCCGTTACTTCATTGTTGACGAAGTTGGCGCCGGCCAGGAGCTGCAATTGATTACGCCGCCACGGGATGCGGTAGCTGCCGGTGATTTCTATCCCCTGTGTACGGGTACTGAAAGCGTTGTAAAAAAACTTGGCCTGTGTGGTACCGGTTTGTAATAACAACGCACGTAAATCTGCCGGCAGATTAGGATCGGTAGCGGAAAAATTACCGGTATTACCCACGCGATTGTCGATGCTGATGTAATAGGCATCGGCACTGAACTCAGCCCGTGGCACGGGTTGAGAGGTGATACCTGCGGTATAGCCGGTAGATCTTTCGGGGGTGAGAGCCGGAATGCCCAGCGCTCTGCTGGCGGCGCTTTTGTTGGAAGCGGTTACCTGGTCAACGGCGCGACCCTGCTGGAAGCTGGTGGAAGTTTCTGTATAATAGAACTGCGCCAGATCCGGCGCCCGGAAGCCCGTGTTGGCAGATGCGCGGATACTGAGCCAGGGCGCGAAACTATAACGGGAAGCTACTTTACCGGTAGTCACGTTGCCGAAGTCGGAAAAGTTTTCTGCCCGCAGGGCTGCAGATACCAGCCACTGTTGGGTGATGTTGGCTTCTATATCTATATAGCCGGCTACAATGGCGCGACTTACATTCACTTCATTGGAGGGCCGGAAGCCGGCATGTATCTGCGATCCGGGAGATAAGCCGTTTAAGGGAATATAACCGCCGTCGGCCACATAGGGTACCCCGTTAACGGAAGTATCTATCCGGTATACCGGCCGCAGGTCTGCCTTGCTGTAGGAGGCCTCTTCTCCGGCGATGATCTGGTAGGTTTCTGTGCGGTATTGTGCGCCAAAAGCAATGTTGATGCCGTGCAGTACTTTGTCCAGATAACGGCTGATATCGAGGCTGGCGGTATTCTGAGAAGCATTGTACCGGCCGGCATCAAAGGTGGTCGGGCTTTTTAAGCCCATACTGGCATTCAGCGAATTGCTGATGATATTGCCGAAATCATTTTTGCCATATACATTGGAGAGATCAATCTGCCACTGACCGGCTTTGGCTTTTACGCCAATGGCGATGCTTTTGTCGGTAATACTGTTGTTCATCTCTGGCAGGAAGCCATCCGGATAAAGCCCGGTGGTGTTACGTTCTGTCCAGCCGGGGAGCCGGTATACCGCCGTAAATTCGGAGTTGCGGTGACTGATACCGCCAAAGGCATATATTTCGGCATTCGCTCTAACGGGGATGGCTGTATTAAAAAACAAGAGGGCATCTTTGGCCTTGTTGCTGCCACCGCCCCGCTGGTCGAAGTGGTGCCGGTCGATGCCACGGCTTTTCATAATGGCTTCATCGATATCGCGGGTGTAGATATTATCGTAGTCGCGGGTGTTGGCGCCTCCGCCGTAGATCGGACCATTGTACAGACCGGCGTCGTCGCGGCCGGGTTGCAGGGAGATGCCCTGGGTGGCAAATTCAGCTGTGGCGTTGAAGTAGCCGCCCTGCTGCCCCAGTTTGATGCCATAATTGATATTGGTACGGGTACTAACGCCATCGCCCCTACGCCGTATACTGCCGGTACTGCTGACGATCACGTCTTGCTGTTGTTTTTTCAGCACGATATTGATGACGCCGGCAATGGCATCGGAGCCATATTGTGCGGCGGCGCCATCCCGTAATATTTCTATGCGCTCAATGGCGCCGGCAGGGATGGAGTTGAGGTCGTAGCCGGTAGCGCCGTTGCCCAGTCCGCCCCAGTTGACATTGGAGCTTTTATGCCGCCGTTTGCCATTGACGAGTACCAGCAGCTGGTCTACACCCAGTCCTTTCAGTTGTACCAGGCTGAGGGCCGAACCGGCATCGCCGGCATTGGTGCCATTAACAGAATGGAAGGAGGGCGATACATATTGCAGCAGCTGGGTGATACTGGTTTGCGGGGCGCTTTCCTGTAGTGTTTTAATATCAATAATATCCACCGGCACCGGGGAGTTGAGTTTGGTACGGTTGGCACTGCGGGAGCCAACGATTTGTACCGCTCCCAGTTGCCGCGTGGTATCCGTACGCGGTTTATCCTGTGCAGACAGGGCGCCGGTAAGGAGGAGCAGGGGAGGAAGCAGTAAGTGTAAATGTTTATACATGCCGGGATATTTTTATGATTAAGGTTTGTGTATCCGGAAACGGTCGTCTGTCAGCGCCACCAGAAAGGCTTCCAGATCTGTGATTTCCGTATTTGTGAGCTGCAGCGGTTTGCTGAGCGATAAGTCGCGGTTAAGACCGTCTTTGATAACTGCGTTCGGATCGTTGTAATAGTTGATGACTTCCCGCAGGGTTTTAAACATACCATTGTGCATATAGGGAGCGGTGACGGCTACATTGCGCAGGCCGGGTACTTTAAAAAATCCTCTGTGGGCGCTGTCGCGGGTGACATCGAACCGGCCGGCATCGCGGAGGGTAGTACCATTGTAAAGACCAATATTTTTGAAACGGTCTGCGGTAAAATCTTCTCCCGAATGACAATTATTGCAATTGGCTTTTCCGATAAACAACATTCTGCCCCGTATAGCCGACGGGGTTAGGGCATTGTCGTCGCCGGCAATATAACGATCGTACGGACTATTGGCCGTTTCTAGGGTGCGTTCAAAAGCGGCGATGGCCTGCAGCAGGTTTTGTTCCGTAGCGGGGCCGTTGAATACCAGCTGGAAGTATTGCCGGTAGCTGCTGCTGGCATTGAGCCTGGCTACTGCTGTGGCAATGGGGAGGCCCATTTCCGCCGGCGAGATAATCGGCTGTAATGCCTGTTCTTCCAGGGTAGCGGACCGGCCATCCCAGAAATAGCTGGGGCGTCCGGAAAGGTTGGTGATACCGGGTGTATTTCTGCTGGTAGGCGTAGCGTGGATACCTTTACTGAAAGCGAGGGTATCGGCAAACCCAAATGCTGGTTGGTGACAGGACGCACAACTGATGCTATGATTGATGGACAGTATAGGATCGAAAAATAATTTCTCGCCCAGCTGTGCCTTTGTCGGAGGATCACTACCATCGTTGTGTATGTCGAATCCCGCTGTAATGGTAAATACACATAGCACACCCAATAAAATGAATATCATTTTCGTTGGTCTCATGTGGCGGTAAATTGAAACAGGCAAAATGCCGGATAACAACAGGGGGTGGGTGTTGTTGAGTTACTGGTTGATCTTTAAAAAACTTGCTGTAATGCGGCTGTAAATGTGTGGGGATCTTGGCATTCCCGGGAGTACGGGCGAGTTTACCCGTACTCCCCAGGAATTATTAATGGGGTCACGTAAGTTGGATGAAAAATTATTTGGCAGTAGCCACGAGTACTACATCCAGATCAAATTCGTCATAGATGGCTTTGTCACCTATGCCTTCAAAAAAGTTTTTAGAACCATACCGGATATTGAATTTGGTACGGTCAACTTTGATAGCAGCTTTAGCAGTCAGTTTATTACCTGCAACGGTTACAGTGGCCGGGAAGGAAATCGGATTGGTAATTCCTTTCAGTGTTAAATTACCGGTTACTTCGTAGTTACCATTGCCTTTGGCAGTAACGCCGGTAGTAACGAAAGTAGCAGTCGGGAACTTTTCTACTGCAAAGAAATCATCATTTTTCAGGTGGCCTATCAGTTTGGCATTACCGTCTGCGTCTTTAATGTCAGTAACGGCAATGGTACGGGTATCCAGGGAGAAAGTACCGCTTTTCAGTACATTGTTTTCAACGTCCAGTTTACCGTCTGCAATGTTGATGGTGCCGGCATGTTGTCCGGCCAGTTTTTTACCGGTCCAGGTCAGTTTGCTCTGTTGTTTGTCTACCTGGAAGGTAGTTGCTTTCGCAGGTACAGTGGTTGATTTAGCAGGTTTTTCTCCTTTGTGGGAAGTTGCAGGATTGGTGAATGACATTAAAATGATCGATCCGCCAATGAATAATAAAGATGCTAATCGTTGCATATAAGTGTGTGTTTAAAATTTGGTGTAAATGTAAGGTGGATACCTGGATAAGCGTTTACGAATTCTGGAATTTAATGTTAAAATTATTTCTCCGCTATCAGTGCATCCAGGTCTTTGTTCCATTTGGCAACATAATCCTGATAATACTGTCCGGTGATCTCTCCGGTGTATCCGGTATGGATTTGTCTTACTTCTCCTTTGCGATCAATAATGATCGTAGTGGGAAACGCCAGGAGGCGGTTGAGCGCCGGTAGTTTCTCTGACGCCACTTTCTTATCAGCAATGCCACCAAAAAGAATATCATATTGTATGTTGTATTTATCTTTTAATTTACCAAGGGTGTATTTCGCGTAAGCCAGATCATCTTTCTGCTCAAAGCCAATGGCAATGGCTTCCACGCCGCGGTCTTTATTTTTATTAAACCAGGGGGAAAGGAAAGAAGTCTGGTCGGTACAGTTGGGACACCACGTGCCGATGATTTCCACGATCACTACTTTCCCTTTGTACTTGTCGTCGCTGAGCGATACGTTTTTTCCATCCAGGTCGGGCAAGGTGAAGTCCAGTTTTTTATAACCTTCTTTCAGATAAGTCAGTTTGTAGGGATCCGGTAATTCGACTGCCGCATTTTTTTCGCCGTCGAATTTTATATTATTATAGATACCCAGGCTGATTTCTCCCGTAAGGGATTTATCATCATTGATTTTCCCTTTGATATAGATGGGACTGGGGCCGGTAAAGCCGGAGAGTTCAAATTCATTGCCGTGTACCGTGCCTTCCAGTTCGCGGCTGTCGCCTACAACAGAAAGGATTACCCCGGTGAGGCGGTTGCCTTCCTGTTTCAGTAAGCCTACCCGGTTGGGTGTAGGTTCCTTACTGTATATTTTCAGGTCCCATTTGCCGCTCACATTAAAGGCGGGTGCAGCTTCCGTGCCTGGTTCGGCAAAACGGTACTGCTGCCCGTATTCGGCTGTGAAGGGGAGGGCATTGCCACTGAAGTTGGGCACCAGGCTTCTGTATTCCCCGGTAATTTTACCATCCGATTCTATTTTGGCCACCAGGGCTGCATCGTAGGTATTCATCTTTATATACAAAGAATCGTTGGCGATCTGCTGTACATGAAAGTCATCCCGGCGGGTGCCGTTGATGAGGGTGAATACTGCGTGGCGGGGATCTTTTCCTTTCAATTCAAAGTTGAACGGTACTTTGGATTCGTTGAGGGTAAATACGCCGCGCCAGATGCCTTCTTTTACAAAAGGTTTTTCAGGGGCTGCCAATACAGTGCTACTCCATAGCGTTGCTACAGATAAGGTGGTCAACAGTAAGTGTTTATACGTTTTCATGTTGGTATTTTTGGTTGAGATGTAAATAATAGTGAGTAGTAACGGGCATGACTATATGATAATAGTTGTGACGGGATGTTACCTGCAGCTTTGCCGGCCGGATAGTAATAACAATACATGATGGTTCCGGTATTTCAGCAGCAATACCTGGCAGGTGTAATAAAGGAGTTGGGAAACAGCGGTGGTGGACAGCTATTTAGTACAGCAGTTGTGCCAACATCGGGCAACCTGGTGATTGTAGAAACTGATAATGCGAGTGCTGTTCATAATTAGAAAATGTGATGGTTTTTCTGGTGGTGAAACAAAGATAGGAGGGGTTCATTTATTTTCCAAATAAAAGTCTATAAATTTTGTAGACTAATCGATAAATCCGCAATCCTGCTATCTTTCAGTAATATGACCTAAATTTGCGTTTTAAACAATCTGATTTGGGTAATTCTGTTTTTTTAATAACACCGCCATTTACACAGCTGAACACGCCATATCCGGCCACTGCTTATCTGAAAGGGTTTCTGAATACAAAAAATATCACTTCGTGTCAGGCTGACCTGGGTATAGAAGTTACGCTGGCTTTATTTTCCAAACAGGGGCTGGAGCAGTTGTTTGCGCATATCGCCGCAGCACCGCCGGCTACCTTCTCAGAGAATGCCACCCGTATATTAGCCCTGCAGGAAGATTACATCCATACCATAGACGCCGTTATTTTATTTCTGCAGGGAAAAAATCCAACACTGGCGCATCTTATCTGTAAACGCGACTTTCTGCCGGAAGCTTCCCGCTTCGCGCAGCTGGACGACCTGAACTGGGCTTTCGGCTCCATGGGTACCCAGGACAAAGCCAAACACCTGGCTACCATGTACCTGGAAGACCTGTCGGACCTCATCATGGAATGTGTGGACCCGCATTTCGGGTTTAGTCGCTATGCAGAACGCCTGAGCCGCTCGGCCAACAGCTTCGATGAGCTGTATGATGCCCTGCAGGCGCCGCATACCTATATCGACAAAATACTCATGGATATCTTCGCTGCACGTATGACAACCATACAACCTGCGATGGTGGCCATTTCGGTGCCGTTTCCCGGCAACCTGTATGCGGCCTTCCGCTGTGGCCAGTGGGTGAAAGCCCATTGCCCGGAGGTGAAAGTGGCTATGGGCGGCGGATTTCCCAATACAGAACTGCGTTCGCTGGCAGATGCCCGGGTATTCGAGTTCGTGGATTTTATTACCCTCGACGATGGAGAAGCTCCCATGGAGAACCTGTTACAGTTTCTCTCCGGCAATAAAACCACGGCAGAACTGAAACGTACTTTTTTACTGGAAGAAGGTAAAGTGGCTTATGTCAACGATAAAGCCACGCACGACTATAAACAGTCGCAGCTGGGAACGCCCGACTACAGCGACCTGCTGCTGGATCAATACATCTCGGCCATTGAGGTGATGAACCCTATGCACAGCCTGTGGAGCGATGGCCGCTGGAACAAACTGACCATGGCGCATGGCTGCTACTGGGGCAAATGTACTTTCTGCGATATTTCACTGGACTATATCAAAATATATGAGCCCATCACGGCATCGCTGCTCTGCGACCGCATGGAAACCATCATTGCCCAAACAGGGCAAAACGGTTTTCACTTTGTGGATGAAGCGGCACCGCCGGCGCTGATGCGGGCATTGGCCCTGGAAATCATCCGCCGGAAGCTGACGGTGAGCTGGTGGACCAATATCCGTTTTGAAAAAAGCTTTACCCGCGACCTGTGTCTGCTGCTCAAGGCATCCGGCTGTATCGCTGTTTCCGGCGGACTGGAAGTAGCATCGGACCGTTTGCTCACGTTGATACAGAAAGGGATCACCGTAGCCCAGGTGGCCCGTGTAAACCGGCATTTCACGGAAGCAGGCATTATGGTGCATGCCTATCTGATGTATGGCTTCCCTACACAAACGGCCCAGGAAACCATCGATGCCCTGGAAATGGTACGCCAGATGTTCCTGGCAGGCATTCTGCAATCCGCTTTCTGGCACCAGTTTACCATGACGGCGCATAGCCCGGTGGGGCTGGACCCGGCGAAGTTCAGCGTGCAGAAAGAAACCGAAGCCATAGGCGCTTTTGCCAACAACGATATTATGCATATTGATCCTACCGGGGCTGATCATGAAAGTTTCGGCTATGGTCTTAAAAAATCGTTGCTGAACTATATGCATGGCGCCTGCCTGGATTATCCACTCTCTAAATGGTTTGAGTTTAAAGTGCCCAAAACCAGTGTAGTACCGGATTATATTACCAATGCCCTGATGGAAGAAGAGGCCGGAACCATCAAGCCTACGTCCAAGGTGGTATACCTGGGTAAACAACCTACTGTGGAGGTGATTACCAAATCCAAAAAGGGGAGTACGTGGGAAGTGTCTTCCCTGACTTTCCAGGGGAAAAAGGATAAGATGAACATCAGTGTACCTCCGCCCCAGGGCAGTTGGCTAACCGGTATGTTGCGACAGCTGGCCGTTTCCAACGCCAAAACCTTCACCCTGCAGGAAGTGAAAGCGGATTATGAGGCGGCGGGCCTGGAAGATTTTGAACTTTTCTGGGATAATAAACCGGTGAATACCCTACACAAAATCGGCTTGCTGAAACTCTAACAGCCCGGTTACAGGCGTACAGGGCAGGTGATAGCCGGTGATCATCTGCCCGTAATCATAAAACCACGCCTGATTATTTTATGAGGGGTGTCTGGTGAAAATATAGTTTAGATCTGATTTTATATAACAACCGGGGTAGGCTGTCTTGTGTTATGTAGTGCTTACCAGACGGGCATCTTTCAGGAAATCATCTTTCTCTTCTTCGGGAAAATAAAAAAACACTTATTTTCGTCATCGATCTCCCCCGCGGTTTTCTCCTCCCAACGTAAGGCTGTTGATATTATTTTAACTAAAAAATTCAAAGGCACTCATTGTGCTAAGGTGGTGCATTCGTAGTAGTAAGGTAGTGGTAAGCATATTGGGTAATATTGTATCATTCATGCGCCACTTTCCCCGCTTTACATGGGGCATGCCCGCATGTTTTCCCGATCT
Coding sequences within:
- a CDS encoding B12-binding domain-containing radical SAM protein gives rise to the protein MGNSVFLITPPFTQLNTPYPATAYLKGFLNTKNITSCQADLGIEVTLALFSKQGLEQLFAHIAAAPPATFSENATRILALQEDYIHTIDAVILFLQGKNPTLAHLICKRDFLPEASRFAQLDDLNWAFGSMGTQDKAKHLATMYLEDLSDLIMECVDPHFGFSRYAERLSRSANSFDELYDALQAPHTYIDKILMDIFAARMTTIQPAMVAISVPFPGNLYAAFRCGQWVKAHCPEVKVAMGGGFPNTELRSLADARVFEFVDFITLDDGEAPMENLLQFLSGNKTTAELKRTFLLEEGKVAYVNDKATHDYKQSQLGTPDYSDLLLDQYISAIEVMNPMHSLWSDGRWNKLTMAHGCYWGKCTFCDISLDYIKIYEPITASLLCDRMETIIAQTGQNGFHFVDEAAPPALMRALALEIIRRKLTVSWWTNIRFEKSFTRDLCLLLKASGCIAVSGGLEVASDRLLTLIQKGITVAQVARVNRHFTEAGIMVHAYLMYGFPTQTAQETIDALEMVRQMFLAGILQSAFWHQFTMTAHSPVGLDPAKFSVQKETEAIGAFANNDIMHIDPTGADHESFGYGLKKSLLNYMHGACLDYPLSKWFEFKVPKTSVVPDYITNALMEEEAGTIKPTSKVVYLGKQPTVEVITKSKKGSTWEVSSLTFQGKKDKMNISVPPPQGSWLTGMLRQLAVSNAKTFTLQEVKADYEAAGLEDFELFWDNKPVNTLHKIGLLKL